Proteins encoded in a region of the Nonomuraea helvata genome:
- a CDS encoding ABC transporter permease — protein sequence MTGTRVLIRLILRRDRVLLPVWIAISALLPASIASSTTALYADQAARDAFAAASMSNPAQLATRGHIYDASVGGLTAWTLGSSGALIGGLISILLVTRHTRVEEETGRRELLSSGVIGRHAPLAAVLAVVLAANLLLGLLSVPALVGNGLPAGSSLLFGLSTAAGGWAFAAVAALTAQLTASSGTARGMAIAIGGLLFALRSVADTAGIGWLAWLSPFGWVRLTKPYAGDQWWVLGLVALFVAALAAAAFALSTRRDVAGGLLPARQGPATGGLPGAFGLAGRLHRGTLAGFAIGFGLLGALLGMSARGLDTQLDTPQFQELASTIGGPDARISDVFFTFVMYVLSQLVTGAALVSALRARGEEAAGRADLLLSTPVGRLRWALSHLVFATVGPALLLTVLGAAAGLAYDGDVARVAGATLAYLPAVWTVVGIATLLFGVLPRLAAAASWTALGLFLVVDLLAEFKLVTGVLLDLSPYVHVPAMLLGGASSSVAPLLGLTAVAVTLAAAGLAFLHRRDLVPSA from the coding sequence ATGACCGGCACCCGGGTACTGATCCGGCTCATTCTGCGCAGGGATCGCGTGCTGCTGCCGGTGTGGATCGCGATCAGCGCGCTGCTGCCTGCGAGCATCGCCTCCTCCACCACGGCCCTGTATGCCGACCAGGCCGCCCGCGACGCCTTCGCGGCGGCTTCGATGAGCAACCCCGCGCAGCTGGCCACGCGCGGCCACATCTACGACGCGAGCGTCGGCGGGCTGACCGCCTGGACGCTTGGATCGTCCGGGGCGCTGATCGGCGGGCTGATCAGCATCCTGCTGGTGACCAGGCACACCCGGGTCGAGGAAGAGACCGGCCGACGCGAGCTGCTGTCGTCGGGTGTCATCGGCCGCCACGCCCCGCTGGCCGCCGTGCTCGCGGTCGTGCTGGCCGCCAACCTGCTGCTGGGCCTGCTGTCAGTGCCCGCCCTGGTCGGCAACGGCCTGCCTGCGGGTTCCTCGCTGCTGTTCGGGCTCTCCACCGCTGCGGGCGGCTGGGCGTTCGCGGCCGTGGCCGCGCTCACCGCGCAGCTCACCGCGTCGTCCGGTACGGCGCGTGGCATGGCGATCGCCATCGGCGGCCTGCTGTTCGCGCTGCGCTCCGTGGCCGACACCGCCGGCATCGGCTGGCTCGCGTGGCTGTCGCCGTTCGGCTGGGTCCGGCTGACCAAGCCCTACGCCGGCGACCAGTGGTGGGTGCTGGGGCTGGTCGCGCTGTTCGTCGCCGCCCTGGCGGCGGCAGCCTTCGCGCTGTCCACACGGCGTGACGTGGCCGGCGGCCTGCTGCCCGCCCGCCAGGGGCCCGCCACCGGAGGGCTGCCGGGCGCGTTCGGCCTGGCCGGGCGGCTGCACCGGGGCACGCTCGCGGGCTTCGCCATCGGTTTCGGCCTGCTGGGTGCCCTGCTCGGCATGTCGGCGCGCGGCTTGGACACCCAGCTGGACACGCCGCAGTTCCAGGAGCTGGCCTCGACCATCGGCGGCCCCGACGCCCGCATCTCGGATGTCTTCTTCACGTTCGTGATGTATGTGCTCAGCCAGCTCGTCACGGGGGCGGCGCTGGTGTCGGCGCTGCGCGCCCGTGGTGAGGAGGCGGCGGGCCGGGCCGACCTGCTGCTGTCCACCCCTGTCGGCCGGCTGCGCTGGGCGCTGAGTCATCTGGTGTTCGCCACCGTGGGCCCGGCGCTGCTGCTGACCGTGCTGGGCGCGGCGGCGGGGCTCGCCTACGACGGCGACGTGGCCCGTGTCGCCGGGGCCACGCTGGCCTACCTGCCCGCGGTCTGGACCGTGGTCGGGATCGCGACGCTGCTGTTCGGCGTGCTGCCGCGGCTGGCCGCGGCCGCGAGCTGGACCGCGCTCGGCCTCTTCCTGGTCGTGGACCTGCTCGCGGAGTTCAAGCTGGTCACCGGGGTCCTCCTGGACCTTTCGCCGTATGTGCACGTGCCGGCGATGTTGCTGGGCGGCGCCTCGTCATCGGTGGCGCCGCTGCTGGGGCTGACCGCGGTGGCCGTCACCCTGGCCGCAGCGGGGCTGGCGTTCCTGCACCGCCGCGACCTGGTGCCCTCCGCCTGA
- a CDS encoding ABC transporter ATP-binding protein, which yields MNAALRADGLVKTFGQARALDRLDLTVETGEVHGFLGPNGAGKTTTIRILLGQMRADGGRVELLGGDPWHDATELHRRLAYVPGDVTLWPSLTGGEVIDLLGRVRGGLDPGRRAELLERFELDPRKKCRTYSKGNRQKVALVAAFASDVELLVLDEPTSGLDPLMEAVFNECVLREKRNGRTVLLSSHILSEVETLCDRVSIIRAGRTVESGSLADLRHLTRTSVTAELIGPAPGLATLPGVHDLTVDGARLRCQVDGDALTAVLAELAGAGVRTLTTRPPTLEELFLRHYEGAVR from the coding sequence ATGAACGCTGCACTGCGCGCCGACGGCCTGGTCAAGACCTTCGGGCAGGCCAGGGCCCTGGACAGGCTCGACCTCACCGTCGAGACAGGCGAGGTGCACGGCTTCCTCGGCCCCAACGGCGCGGGCAAGACCACCACGATCCGTATCCTGCTGGGTCAGATGCGCGCCGACGGCGGCCGGGTCGAGTTACTCGGCGGTGACCCCTGGCACGACGCCACCGAACTGCACCGAAGGCTCGCCTACGTGCCCGGTGACGTCACCCTGTGGCCCTCGCTGACCGGCGGCGAGGTCATCGATCTCCTGGGCAGGGTACGCGGCGGCCTCGACCCCGGGCGGCGTGCCGAGCTGCTCGAGCGCTTCGAGCTCGACCCGCGCAAGAAGTGCCGCACCTACTCCAAGGGCAACCGGCAGAAGGTGGCGCTGGTGGCTGCCTTCGCCTCCGATGTGGAGCTGCTGGTGCTGGACGAGCCGACCTCGGGCCTGGACCCGCTGATGGAGGCGGTCTTCAACGAGTGCGTTCTGCGGGAGAAGCGCAACGGCCGCACCGTGCTGCTGTCCAGCCACATCCTCTCCGAGGTCGAGACGCTGTGCGACCGGGTCAGCATCATCCGCGCCGGTCGTACGGTCGAGTCCGGCAGCCTGGCCGACCTGCGCCATCTCACCCGCACCTCGGTGACGGCCGAGCTGATCGGGCCCGCGCCCGGTCTGGCCACCCTGCCCGGCGTGCACGACCTGACCGTGGATGGCGCCCGGCTGCGCTGCCAGGTGGACGGCGACGCGCTCACCGCGGTGCTCGCCGAGCTGGCCGGCGCGGGCGTACGCACATTGACCACACGGCCACCGACATTGGAGGAGCTGTTCCTGCGCCACTATGAGGGAGCCGTCAGATGA
- a CDS encoding TetR/AcrR family transcriptional regulator, which translates to MTLFAEQGVKATTIRGIAEAARVSPGLVQHHFGTKEALRLACDEYVLSYVREQVNAGITDRNLEKPEFIESVHRTAPPLMKYLGRALVEGSPATAAMFDELVSVTEEHLANEDQHSEADHRARATVLTAMKLGITVLHEHVSRALGADLYAPQGALRVGKAQLDLIRPEFLGRELFEQARTGLEKFEGQQSTTTG; encoded by the coding sequence ATGACGTTGTTCGCCGAGCAGGGGGTCAAGGCCACCACGATCCGCGGGATCGCCGAGGCGGCCAGAGTCTCGCCCGGCCTGGTGCAGCACCACTTCGGCACCAAGGAGGCGCTGCGGCTGGCTTGTGACGAGTACGTCCTCAGCTACGTGCGTGAGCAGGTCAACGCGGGCATCACCGACCGCAACCTGGAAAAGCCCGAATTCATCGAGAGTGTTCACCGCACCGCGCCGCCCTTGATGAAGTACCTCGGCCGCGCGCTCGTGGAGGGCTCTCCCGCGACAGCCGCCATGTTCGACGAGCTCGTGAGCGTGACGGAGGAGCATCTCGCCAACGAAGACCAGCACTCCGAGGCCGACCATCGCGCCCGCGCGACCGTGCTGACGGCGATGAAGCTGGGCATCACGGTGCTGCACGAGCACGTCTCCCGCGCGCTGGGCGCGGACCTTTACGCCCCGCAGGGTGCGCTGCGCGTCGGCAAGGCCCAGCTCGACCTGATCAGACCGGAGTTCCTCGGCCGCGAGCTGTTCGAACAGGCGCGGACGGGTCTGGAGAAGTTCGAGGGACAACAGTCCACTACCACCGGCTGA
- a CDS encoding regulatory protein RecX, with protein MARAICLRLLTMAPKTRAQLAEALRKRDVPDEAAEAVLSRFSELGLINDEAFAAAWVDSRHHSRGLAKRALAAELRHRGVDTDTVKEAVERLDSDQEADTARRLVERKLASTRSLDPQKRTRRLAGMLARKGYSAGLAFRVIREALEAEGIDMEEDLP; from the coding sequence GTGGCCCGGGCCATTTGTCTCCGTCTCCTCACCATGGCACCCAAGACGCGCGCCCAGCTCGCCGAAGCTCTTCGCAAACGTGACGTGCCGGACGAGGCCGCCGAGGCGGTCCTCAGCCGCTTCTCCGAGCTCGGGCTGATCAACGACGAGGCGTTCGCCGCGGCCTGGGTCGACTCACGCCACCACAGCCGGGGCCTGGCCAAGCGCGCCCTGGCCGCCGAGCTGCGACATCGGGGTGTGGACACCGACACGGTCAAGGAGGCAGTGGAGCGGCTGGATTCCGACCAGGAGGCGGATACGGCGCGGCGGCTGGTAGAGCGCAAGCTCGCCTCCACCCGATCACTCGATCCGCAGAAACGTACGCGGCGGCTGGCGGGCATGCTGGCGCGCAAGGGCTACTCCGCAGGCCTCGCTTTCCGCGTCATCCGTGAGGCGCTCGAAGCGGAGGGTATCGACATGGAGGAAGACCTCCCGTAA